In Candidatus Edwardsbacteria bacterium, one genomic interval encodes:
- a CDS encoding type II toxin-antitoxin system MqsA family antitoxin: protein MKCPSCRSEMVKRKGNYLYTESGLNRITLNNVEICNCKKCGEQTVSIPKIEELHRVIAFAVIKKKERLSAEEIRFLRKYLGWSGKDFAEYMGVAPETVSRWENDKESMGPVADRLLRLIIAQQKPVDSYSLELLREVKNENQKQSRFEIIADAAGWSAKAA, encoded by the coding sequence ATGAAATGCCCTAGCTGCAGATCAGAAATGGTTAAACGGAAAGGCAACTACTTATATACCGAATCCGGCCTGAACCGTATCACCCTGAATAATGTCGAAATCTGCAATTGTAAAAAATGCGGTGAACAGACAGTGTCTATTCCAAAAATTGAAGAATTGCATCGTGTCATAGCTTTTGCTGTCATTAAAAAGAAAGAACGGCTTTCTGCAGAAGAAATCCGTTTTCTACGTAAGTATCTTGGTTGGTCTGGAAAAGATTTTGCTGAATATATGGGAGTGGCACCTGAAACAGTATCTCGATGGGAGAACGATAAAGAGTCCATGGGTCCTGTTGCTGACAGGCTTCTTAGGTTGATAATTGCGCAGCAAAAACCGGTTGATAGTTATTCCCTGGAACTATTGCGGGAAGTTAAAAACGAAAATCAAAAACAATCTCGCTTTGAGATAATTGCGGATGCTGCCGGATGGAGTGCAAAAGCCGCTTAA
- the nifU gene encoding Fe-S cluster assembly scaffold protein NifU: MYSEKVMDHFMNPRNMGEIENPDGVGMVGNPVCGDMMKIMLKIEKDVITDIKFKTFGCGAAIATSSMATELVKGKTLTEALEVSNKAVAEALDGLPPVKMHCSVLAEDGVRAAINDYLVKNGRPGLELKQGGHEHDHSENDHKGQEK; encoded by the coding sequence ATGTACAGCGAAAAGGTGATGGACCATTTCATGAATCCCCGCAACATGGGGGAGATCGAGAACCCCGACGGGGTGGGCATGGTGGGGAACCCGGTGTGCGGAGACATGATGAAGATAATGCTGAAGATAGAGAAGGACGTCATCACCGACATCAAGTTCAAGACCTTCGGCTGCGGAGCGGCCATCGCCACCTCCAGCATGGCCACCGAGCTGGTCAAGGGCAAGACCCTGACCGAGGCCCTGGAGGTGTCCAACAAGGCGGTGGCCGAGGCCCTGGACGGCCTGCCCCCGGTGAAGATGCACTGCTCGGTGCTGGCCGAGGACGGGGTGAGGGCGGCCATCAACGATTACCTGGTCAAGAACGGCCGGCCGGGGCTGGAGCTGAAGCAAGGCGGGCACGAGCACGACCATAGTGAGAATGACCATAAAGGACAGGAAAAGTAA